GCCTAGCAAAAGAAAAATTGGGATAGGATTCTATAGATCTCCCCCTTCAAAATCGGACGTGAAAGTTTCCTTTCATCCGGCTCAAGTAGGTACACCAAATAAGGAAAAGAGTTCTCGTTTTCAAACTCTAGAAAATCCCAAAATAAAAAGGTCTACTCCTTACTCAAGTTCCCAGTGAAGACGAAACAAGATTTCAGTGATTCCGTCTTCtattaattctttattaaaattgaattccaacaaataaaatagaaaattcttGAGTAGTCTACTTCCCTTTGAATGATAAATCCCTTAACTCTTAATAATTAAAGGAATACCTTGGAGCCCATAAGGGATTTACTTGTCTATATATTGTTCCATTCGATCTTTTAGGTCCCGACTTCACCTCGATGGTTAGGCCACCACGCCCTTAAAGTCTATACGCGATAGATAGACTCCTGGAACCATGACATATTTGCTTACTTGAACATAATTTCTTTCCacgaaaagaaaggaaatggtTCATTCCACAAAATAAAAAGCTTTTTTTACGAGGTACAAATAGAAATTCctctttatttgatttgttgcGAAATCGACCATAGATCAATTCCCTTTTTATTTGGGAGTATTGACTACACCCCAATTCTGAGCTTCATGTTACTCTTTCCAAGTGACATGTCAGGTCCAGGGCATCCCAATTGGATTGACTGGGATGACAGTTTCTCCTTTCGAGTCTGTAAAATCAGAATTTCGATCAAATCACACATCGCAGTATACTAGGCCTTCTAATTCTTTAAGAGGTTTATCTAAAAGATTCGCAATATAACTAGGAAGACGTTTTAAATACCACACATGGGTTACTGGGCATGCGAGTTTGATATAGCCCATTTGATACCTTCGTATCCGAGAATCAACAAATTCGACTCCGCATTGTTCACAAAATTTCGggtcttctttttcatctccgATTACTCGATAATTTCCACAAGCACAAATTCCGCTTTTTATAGGACCAAAAATTCTTTCACAAAATAATCCATCTTTTTCCGGTTTATTAGTTTTGTAATGAAAAGTATAGGGTTTTGTTACCTCTCCAACTATCTCTCCATTAGGCAGGATTTTAGTGGCCCAAGCACTTATTTGTTGAGGAGAAACTGATCCAATTCGGAGCTGTTGATGTTTATATCGATCGATCATAgaagaaaaattattattcATTCCGATTAAGCTTCCTTCCTATTAATCTGGAAGTTCTTCTCAGATACAAGGAAATGATTCAGTTCCAGAGCTAAAGATCGTAGTTCTCGAACGAGCAATCGAAAAGATTCTGGAGCATCTTCGGGATTAGGTATTGTTCCCCCAATGATCGTAGTACCAAGTACTTCCTGGCGAGCTCTAATATGATCCGATTTATAAGTAAGCATCTCTTGTAAAATATGAGCAACCCCAAACCCTTCTAGAGCCCAAACCTCCATTTCTCCTACCCGCTGTCCCCCCTGTTTGGCTCTTCCTCTAAGGGGTTGTTGTGTAACAAGCGCATAATGTCCACTGGAACGCCCATGGATTTTATCATCAActtgatgaattaatttcaaGATATAAGGCTTTCCTATTATAACGGGTTGTTCAAAAGGATTCCCCGTCCTTCCATCAAATATTCTGCTTTTTCCTGGATATTCGGGTTCAAATACCCATGGATTCGCTGTTTGCTTACTGGCTTCATATAATTCAGAAAACACTAGTTTTCTCGAAGCTTCTTGTTCATATCTCTCATCAAAAGGTGCTATTCGATAATGTCTGTCTAGCAGACTCCCTGCTAACCCTAGTGAACATTCAAATATCTGTCCTACATTCATTCGTGAAGGTACTCCTAATGGGTTAAAGACCATATCAACGGATCTTCCATCTTGTAAATAAGGCATATCTTGTCTaggcaaaattttggaaatgatACCTTTATTTCCGTGTCTTCCAGCTACTTTATCGCCTACTTTGATTTCACGTTTCTGTGAAATATATACACGAATCGTTTCGGGATTATAACTAGAACCACCCCTTTTCTGGATCCACCTCACATCAATAACCCGGCCCCTGCCGCCTATAGGTAATTTTAGACAAGTTTCTTTTGAAGTAGATACCTGAATACCAAGTATAGCTCGTAACAATCTATCTTCCGGGGCATACGACGATTCTTTCACGACCTGGGGTGTTAATTTACCGACTAAAATATCACCCGTCTCTACCCAAGATCCCAGCATCACAATTCCATTTTTGTCTAAATTGCGGAGTAAATGGGCTTCTAAATGCGGTATTTCATTAGTTACTTTTTCAGGGCCTTGGCTTGTCACATGAGTCTGAATTTCATATTTCCGTATGTGAAAAGAA
This genomic stretch from Lycium ferocissimum isolate CSIRO_LF1 unplaced genomic scaffold, AGI_CSIRO_Lferr_CH_V1 ctg14227, whole genome shotgun sequence harbors:
- the LOC132042235 gene encoding DNA-directed RNA polymerase subunit beta-like — its product is TGLERQAALDSGALAIAEREGRVVYTNTDKILLAGNGDILSIPLVIYQRSNKNTCMHQKLQVPRGKCIKKGQILADGAATVGGELALGKNVLVAYMPWEGYNSEDAVLISERLVYEDIYTSFHIRKYEIQTHVTSQGPEKVTNEIPHLEAHLLRNLDKNGIVMLGSWVETGDILVGKLTPQVVKESSYAPEDRLLRAILGIQVSTSKETCLKLPIGGRGRVIDVRWIQKRGGSSYNPETIRVYISQKREIKVGDKVAGRHGNKGIISKILPRQDMPYLQDGRSVDMVFNPLGVPSRMNVGQIFECSLGLAGSLLDRHYRIAPFDERYEQEASRKLVFSELYEASKQTANPWVFEPEYPGKSRIFDGRTGNPFEQPVIIGKPYILKLIHQVDDKIHGRSSGHYALVTQQPLRGRAKQGGQRVGEMEVWALEGFGVAHILQEMLTYKSDHIRARQEVLGTTIIGGTIPNPEDAPESFRLLVRELRSLALELNHFLVSEKNFQINRKEA